The genomic DNA TCCATCGTCGGTGATGGAGACTTGCGCTTTGCCAGCGTCGTCGGTAATGGATATGTACTTGTCATTTCTTCTTATTACCTTCAAAAACCTATAGCTCGTTTGGTTGCACCCATTTTCATCCCACTTACCTTTAAGAATCAATATAATGTGTATATTGTCGCTTTGCACCCATTTCCTTTGAAAATCCATTTGCACCTTTATCTCTTTGAAATTGTAGGCTGTCGGTTCGCATAAGTCGTGTGCCGAGCTTGTAGGTTAAATTTCAATTGCTCATAGTAATGCAAGCCTTGTGAAGCACAGCCTTAGTTTATTAGGTAGATTTAGTGGCAAACTATGTGGGTACATGACCACTATAAGTAAGATAGTTCCCAAAGCCCTGATTtgtaaacaaaaacaaaaaatagagTCAAACAAGATTAAGCTGACACTACTGTGAGGTGTCATACGAACTGTGGAAATTAAAGggtgctctttttttttatggatCTTATATTGTGTTTGTTCTAATGATATATGGTTTTTCTATGGGAAAGTATGTGCTAGCTGTTAAAGCTAGTGTGGATTCTCATTTTATAGGTTGGCATGAGTTTGTAAAATGATTGTACCATTATTTATGGTGAATTCCTGGATTCAAAGCAGCGACTTAATTGAAGGCAAAGGGATTCAAGAAAATCTGGTATTGAAATGTACCATATCCAATTTGGAATACTTACTCTCAATTAATATTGCCTAAAATATTCATGCATGGTTATGCAATCAAAGAGGTTAAGAGGGGGTATGTGGACTAAACAAGCATGGCAAAGTTGCCTATAATAAGTTGTAAAACAACAACTATTTCAAAGATTTTGcaaataaaactaaaataacaagcATTTTAATTTGAATCAAATGGAGGAATCCCAAAAGGGGTTTTATTCTTGCTGGCATGTGTTAAGCATGATTTTCGTTGACGTGGCATGTAATTAAGAAGGGACAAGGAAAGGTATGCAAGGATACAACTCATGTTGAGTCATGAACATAAATGTTGCGTGGTGTCTGTAAAATGACAAAATAAAAGCATGGACTGGACTGGACTGGCATTTTTCAAACAAAAAGGTCCTCGCTTCTCTTGCTCAGTCACCTGCAACTGGATGGCTATATGCGCACTTGCTAGCATGCacgtttcttcttttcttttccttgcttCTTGATAGATAGCGTAAATGGCCCATGCTATGGTCACACTTTGGAATAACAGTTGCACAAAATCTCGTCAAACAGCATGAACCTGACATCTATCGTGCAGTGGCGTGGCGTGAACAAGATCGAGGTCGCGGGAGGAGTAACGTCAGCTGTTGTCACGGCGTTGGCCGCCTCGACGTCCGCTCCATCGTCCACCTCAGCCTGTGGCCATCTATCGCCTCtgcacctccgccgcctccctcgcgACCTAGCCATGGTGGGCCCGTGGATTTACGGCAAGAGGGAGGAGGCAGACGAGCAGCCATATCAGAGGTGCGGCCGGTCGACGAAGAAGACCACTGCGGCAGGTGTGTGATTCGACAGTTCACAAGTGGGATGGGCCGGTGGGGCTCGCCAGTTGACCGCTTGCCACGAGGCACGAGCCCACGACCGCATATAGGGCCGCCTCAACACGTCCATATGTTCGGCTTAAGGCCCATCCGTGATCCTTCGCAGATGCCCCGGTTGCTCCCGCTCGGCAAGTGATGGCACCACCgcgccggcacggcggcgcgcaACCCTCTTAGAAGAGGGCCCAAGGCGCGCCAGCTGCACCATTGGTACTGGTAGCTTAGCAATGATTCTCCATGGTttccatcaaaaaaaaaaatgattctCCATGGTTATATCCATTGTTGTACGTCTTGTAGATTATGAAGAAATTGAAGTCGTGTGGTTTTGCATTGCATCTAAATGCACTTCGATTGCAGTGTCGTAGCTATTATGGGTTATTTTtaagcacgtgtcacatcgaatgtttagacactaattaggggtattaaacgtagactatttacaaaacccattacataagtggaggctaaacgacgagacgaatctattaagcctaattaatccatcattagcaaatgtttactgtagcaacacattatcaaatcatggactaattaggcttaatagattcgtctcgccgtttagcctccacttatgtaatcggttttgtaaatagtctacgtttaatactcctaattagtatctaaacatttgatgtgacgggtgcttaaaaataagtcagggaaccaaaccaggcctataATTTATTTTGGCTTATGATGAATTTTATACAAGTTTTATCAAATACCTCTACTTTGGTTCTGATGGTTTTAAATGTTGAGTGTCCTTTATGGATCTAAGTTTATTCGTTGAGCAGTTAGTTTTTTACAAACCAATGAGGTTCGCATGaggccagtctcaatgcacagttttattACACTGTTACCAAAACTGGAAACTAGGTAATTGTGCCTGTTAAGTGTTATGGGGATGAAATTCCTCTCAGATACATGAAACTCTTCATTCTATCTTCTAATAAAGATCTTGCCatatcagcaaaattgctgatgtggcatgaaaTTTAATGTTCATGAAATTTCCACTAAGATTTGGCCTAATACTTACTTAATATGAGTTAGCAACCAAGCTCCACACGAAAATTTTCCAAGATGAACAGAGACACGCAACCAAGCTCGATAGGGTTACTGAGAAAAGAGTCGAAGGAAGGagacttagggcctgtttggataccctgtgttaaagttttaacactctcaaatggagtgctaaagtttaacacattggggtgtttggatggtgtgttattaacacctttggtgggaaatgactccattgccccctcatttatggctggcggagagagagggaggagagagaaggggcaATGGTGGGAAAAAGTAGAgatggggaccacttttaacaagtttaacaacttttaacaTCTCCTTGAGGTGTTTATGAAATTAgggatgttaaactttaacacatcccTTTTAACACATGTGTTTGGGAAGTGATAAAAAAGTGTTAAAAGCATCTCCCGTCCAAACCGGCCTTAATATTCTTTCTCCCGTCTCAGCTGGATTGCCAGTTTCCTTCCAATTCAGTGAAACACGGCAAAGATTGCTCAGGTCATTCTAGGCAGGTGACATGTTTCTCTCTCTTGCTTTTGCGTGCACAGCAAAACAGAGAAGAAGCATCACCCAATCTGCAACCCTAGGAATAGGTAGGTTTCAGAGAGGCTGAATggaatattttaatattttagttCCCACGGACTGTTTTTGCGCACATTGTGGTTGCCTAGGCCTGAGCGCTCCACCTGGATGCACGCCGTCTTGCCCAATTCGGCAATCACTTCACTTGGACAAGACGGGAGTACCATGAAGGTACGGGTGCAGTTGATGAGTTGCAGGCAAGCATGCTCCCACTGCAGTACACAAATATACCATCATGCCATTTTCACCTCTGCCGCAGCGAACCTACATGACTCTCAGAATTATTAGCTGGAGCGTTGCCACAAATCCTGCCATCAAGTTATCGACCAAGCTCTACACGAAaattttccaagaggaacagataCACACAACCAAAGGCGATAATGTTACCGGTAAaaaggtggaagaagaagattactATTCTCATCTCAGCTGATTTTCCCTAGTTGGATAGGCTAGCTACTCGATCAAGGACTCATCTCCGTCGTCGATCAGCGGCGCCGAAGGCCCCTCCAGCAGCAACGAGTCCAGCGAGCTCGGCGCGCCGTTTGGGTCATTGCCGCGGCCGCCACGTCCTTGGGCGGTGGCGTCGATGCCCCCAACGCGTGGGTCGCCGGGGAGGCTGTCCGCCGGCTGCGGCAGCGGCTGGTGCAGCGGGGTTCGCGGGTACTCGTCCTTGTCGTGCCACCGCCGGGGAAGCAGCACGTTCATCGGGTCATCGCCATCGCCGCTGCACGCTAGCGCGCCGGTCAGGTCGTCCATGAGTCGCGGCTGCTCCGTTGGCAGAGGGGGCTGGTTCTTCTGGCCCTTCCGCTGTCGGTGGAGCTGGAGCACCTGGCTGTGCCTGTTGGCGTGCTCCGACGGCTCGAAGGAAGGGCTCGCCAGCGGCCGGTACTCCGGCAGCAGCCGCCCCTGCCTGTAACGCACGCCGCACGCGTTGCACAGCGTGCTGCGGCCCATCGGCCCCTCCCGCCACTgcggcgtcgacgacgagccgcagtgCAGGCAACGCTTCGATGACTTCCGGGGCCGCCACGGCTTCTTCTTGGACGCCTTCGGcggcttcttctttttcttcttgagcaggtacaccgccggcgccggcgccggcggcgacgctggCTCCATCCTCGGAGGTGGAGGCTTCCCCTGCTTCGGCGGCTTCTTCCTCAGCAGGTACACGTCGGGAACTGACCCAGGCTCCCAGATCGGGCCGTCCGGCGACGAGTCCGACACCGGGCTCTCCGGGGGCGGCTCGGCGACCGTCCTCGCCGACGCTGGAGGGGGCCGGTGCACCTGCTCCCGCAGCGCCCCGGCTGCCTTGAGCCGGACCCCGCAGGCGTTGCAGAGCGTGCCCGACCCCATCGGCCCCGACCTCCACTGCGGCGTCTCGACCGCGCCGCACTGCAGGCACCTCCTTGCCCTCTTAGCCGGCCTCTCCATGGCCGGTGAGGGGGTGTGGGGGTCGTCAGGGGAGGGGGGCGGGCCGTGGCGCACGCGCAGGCGCTGGGGACGAGGAGACCTCGCCTCCTCCGTCGGATTCGTGGCCATCGACGCTGGGGGAGCTGGGCTCTTTGCCTCCTCCGGCGCGGGGACGGGGAGCTTGAAGGCCCACCAGGCGCACGGCTGGACGCGGAGGCGTAGGCGGCTGCGCGCCTTGCGCGGGACGGTGGCGTCGAGGCAGGAGACGGCGACGGGCAGGGGCAGCGACGCCGCTGGGAGCGAGAGCACATATCCGAGGGGCCCCTCCCGCTCCCCCTCCCCGGCACCGCCGGCCATATCGCCGGTCTCCCTGGTCGCCGCAGATCGCCGGGTTCTCGGTCCTAATCCAGGCGGCTGCgcagctagaaaaaaaaaatgctatcTTTAGCAGGCTCCCGAGCTAGAAGATTAGGGGAGATGCGACTGCGAACCCATCCCCCCAACTACCAAAAGTAAAGAGAGATTAATGAATCGCACCTCTATCTTGTCCCCTTCCACCGTCGCCATGGTCGGCGGCCGGACGCGCTGCgacgggaggcggaggcggcggcggcggcgggtgaggGAGCGAGCAAGCGGCGACCGTCGGGCGGGTGCGTCAGCAGCAGGGGGAGGAAAGAGAGTGCCGGACAGATGACGAgtcatgccttttttttttttttttgccgtgttttcttttcttgggTGGCCTCGAGGGTCACGAAAACcgcaaaattttcttttcacgaATTCCGGCGAACTTTGTCGGAGGTGAAAACGCGATCTTTGCGTGTGCCCCTGGCTTGTATTTTCTTCAGTAAATACGAAATAAAATTGGTAATGGCGCAAAGATGTGCTGAATATGGATTAAATTCGAATCAGTTTGCAGGTCGTCTGCGCAGGAGAGACGCAACTCCGACTAGAGAAGTCAATTTCGTGACAGAAGCATATGATCATATCATGGAACTTTTGTCAGGATTCAGTCGAGCTTTTAATACTTTGATTATTAATAGCTTCAAAGAtattgtgtttgtaaatataaAAAGTAAATAAGAATAATTTTATGATGTATTTCGGAACGTGACATTATACTCATCTTACCTTAAGCAACGAGATTTGTACGTCTATATCTTTAAGCAttctccagtaagtttcacaaATTCTGACGAGATTTAAAGTTATTCTAACCACTAAGGTGCCACAAGATCCACAGCTTTTCAATCAACCGTCGACCTTCACTGTGGCATCAACGACTTGACAGTTGCTAGTCACAAAGGAGATCGATGTTGCAGTTGTTAACGCCACACTAGAGATTCAAAGTTGGTCACATAGAACTTAGAGCAAAGGCAGCGGACTTTGTAGTGATTGGTAAGGAAGGACCGGCAAATCTGGTGGCTACATCCACTAGAGGTGGAGGAGAAATGCAGGGGGTATCTCGCTGGAGAGAAAGTAAGTAGAATGAAATTCCGGTACGAAAAAGAGGTCACGCAATGAGGAGGAAGTGAAGGAGGATAGCTTCTTAGGTGGCAAtaggcaggaggaggaggcgataGCGGAGGCTCAAGAGTAGGTGAAGAGCAAATACAAGCATGATCGCGAGTTCGATTGGATTTggatcaagaagaagaaagactACAAGCAGAAGAGAGGCTGGAAAATAGCGTGTTGGATCTCTCGTCCAAGATATAGAAATATAACAAAAATTGTTAGAAAAGTTTTCACTAACAATCTAATTATAATCCTATATTTATTATTGAAGAGTCGGTAGGCATGGATCTACCGGGGTGAGCCAAAAAAAAAGCAGGAGATGGTGTGGGCGAGAACAAAAGGTAGAATATAAGAAAGGGTTTTGTACTAGCAGCGGTAGGTGTGTTTGTAAGAGTGAAAGTGCTCAATTTGATTCGGATTTCGAAGAAGAAATACTCAAATAGAGAAGGGTAGCAAATTGACACATTGTAATGATCTAGAAATTTGGCAGATTTTGAGGTAAATTGATCACCGATCAATACCTTTTATACATTTATGGTTTTATTACTTACTGGGGAGTTGGTTGCGGCGGGAGTGGTTGGTTctataaggccccgtttggatcattggaattgaattccatcataataatcataatttagacacaaattaattaagctaatataattgtgtgtggaatatagttgtatattatagttggtgatatgggagagatacttatatgctgcacttctaccatagagaagcgagtctaagagcgtgctataagaattgaattccattctaataaccataatctatagaatcaatttccatctcccacctcatgaatttaagataggcttatatataaactttggaaagttgtggaatgccacattccaatataaattagcctactccattaaatagattctaATTCCTTcataccaaacggggcctaatagGAATTTTATTTACGTGTGGTGGTTCGTGTATATAACTATATATCTATGTGCTTTAAGGTTTTTCTTAGTGTAgttatatttattatttctttatATGGCTTAGTAAAAAGATGGTGTTGGTTGGTTCTACCTGGGGTTTTCTTACACTAAATTGTGTACAAATTTATGTGGTTGAAAGGATTTTTTTGAGCATATAGCGTACTCGTGTGTTTCTTTGTATATCTTAGGATGGGTTTGAAAATATTGTATGCAACTTTAAGATTCAACCATCTGTAAAAAATAATGAATATAGCCCGACAAGCATGGTTGAATTTAATTTTTACATTCCTTTTGTTGCAGATGTGTTGAAAACTGCAATACACGGGCGACAGCTAGCTAAAAATATAATAGTATAAAATAGAGGTAAATGCTACCGTGTTATTTGTCCAAAACATCAAATATGTCATATGTGATTGGAGGAATGTGTGTACCCCGTGGCATGCCAGTTTAATATTTTGGTTTTTATTTGTTCCTCATAGCACTTCTACTCGGCTTCCAATCGTACATTCAAATGCCTAACTTCATTAACCAATATGATAATCTTGGCAAAGTTAAATTTAGATCACATACCACTGCAATACGAACGGATCCCGAATCTGACAGTTTTTCCATGAGATCCGGTTGACCCTTGTTTAACAACTCGACGAGTGGAAGAACAGAGGCACCGCACCATTCTAGATAAAACTAGCATCCAATAGTAATCTCAGGATAAGAGAACAAAAACAACGAGAATCCAATGCGATTTTATTATAAACACATGCAGGAAGCATCACATGAGGCTACATAGAAGTGCTCTTGAAATGGCAGGATACCTTCTCAGCATCAAGATTCAAGAGaagccacaagcccacaacttAAAGTTTAAggttacaaaaaaaaacacaatccTCATGATCAACTACCTGAATTATCCCCTTTAGCATCGACATGTTGGCGCTCTATATCATCTCCACAGCTGAACGTGTCAAAAAGAATGGCAGTCCGTCAGGCGTACAACTGAGCCAGATCATTCTCGTACGTCTTCCTGATCACCTCCCTCTTGAGCTTGAGGGCAGCAGTGACAAGGCCCGACTCAGGGGTCCATGGCTCTGGTATCAACTTGATTTTGGCTGGGATCTCAAACTTCTCAAGTCGCGCTTGCTTTCCAGCCTGAGGAATGGCAAGTGCATCAGTGCAGTCAAATTACGTATGATTTGTCTTGCCTAACATGCTTGCAACTCTCAGCGTGCATGAGTACGTGGATATGATTGTTGGCCTCAGATATGCAGAAACATTGCCAATGATGTCAACATATATGAAACTACAGTCATGGTCTTGGGTTGAATCAAAAGTGGCAACAAATAAATATTCCTTCACTACTTTTTGCCTAAAAGAGATAAATATCATGCTGCTTCTGAAACACACTAAGGTA from Setaria italica strain Yugu1 chromosome VII, Setaria_italica_v2.0, whole genome shotgun sequence includes the following:
- the LOC101764676 gene encoding ras-associated and pleckstrin homology domains-containing protein 1 isoform X2; this translates as MAGGAGEGEREGPLGYVLSLPAASLPLPVAVSCLDATVPRKARSRLRLRVQPCAWWAFKLPVPAPEEAKSPAPPASMATNPTEEARSPRPQRLRVRHGPPPSPDDPHTPSPAMERPAKRARRCLQCGAVETPQWRSGPMGSGTLCNACGVRLKAAGALREQVHRPPPASARTVAEPPPESPVSDSSPDGPIWEPGSVPDVYLLRKKPPKQGKPPPPRMEPASPPAPAPAVYLLKKKKKKPPKASKKKPWRPRKSSKRCLHCGSSSTPQWREGPMGRSTLCNACGVRYRQGRLLPEYRPLASPSFEPSEHANRHSQVLQLHRQRKGQKNQPPLPTEQPRLMDDLTGALACSGDGDDPMNVLLPRRWHDKDEYPRTPLHQPLPQPADSLPGDPRVGGIDATAQGRGGRGNDPNGAPSSLDSLLLEGPSAPLIDDGDESLIE
- the LOC101764676 gene encoding ras-associated and pleckstrin homology domains-containing protein 1 isoform X1, whose translation is MTRHLSGTLFPPPAADAPARRSPLARSLTRRRRRLRLPSQRVRPPTMATVEGDKIEPPGLGPRTRRSAATRETGDMAGGAGEGEREGPLGYVLSLPAASLPLPVAVSCLDATVPRKARSRLRLRVQPCAWWAFKLPVPAPEEAKSPAPPASMATNPTEEARSPRPQRLRVRHGPPPSPDDPHTPSPAMERPAKRARRCLQCGAVETPQWRSGPMGSGTLCNACGVRLKAAGALREQVHRPPPASARTVAEPPPESPVSDSSPDGPIWEPGSVPDVYLLRKKPPKQGKPPPPRMEPASPPAPAPAVYLLKKKKKKPPKASKKKPWRPRKSSKRCLHCGSSSTPQWREGPMGRSTLCNACGVRYRQGRLLPEYRPLASPSFEPSEHANRHSQVLQLHRQRKGQKNQPPLPTEQPRLMDDLTGALACSGDGDDPMNVLLPRRWHDKDEYPRTPLHQPLPQPADSLPGDPRVGGIDATAQGRGGRGNDPNGAPSSLDSLLLEGPSAPLIDDGDESLIE